Proteins encoded by one window of Mycolicibacterium cosmeticum:
- a CDS encoding TetR/AcrR family transcriptional regulator — MARTQQQRREQTVARLLDASIETIIEIGYARASAAVICKRAGLSVGALFRHYPTIGDFMAATAYEVLRRQLELFSKRVAEIPTGEPPLPAVLTVLRDVTGNDTNAVLYELMIAARTDDKLRATLADVLTEYRAKIVEAASSAPAAEQFPAEGRAVVTALLTNTFDGAAMLRPVLPDPELEARKIALLTKLLGGY; from the coding sequence ATGGCCCGCACCCAGCAGCAGCGACGCGAGCAGACCGTCGCCCGATTGCTCGACGCCAGCATCGAGACGATCATCGAGATCGGTTACGCCAGAGCGTCGGCCGCGGTCATCTGCAAACGGGCCGGGCTGTCGGTGGGGGCGCTGTTCCGGCACTACCCGACCATCGGGGACTTCATGGCCGCCACCGCCTACGAGGTGCTGCGCCGCCAGCTGGAACTGTTCAGCAAGCGGGTCGCCGAGATCCCCACCGGGGAACCGCCGCTGCCCGCCGTGCTGACCGTGCTGCGCGACGTCACCGGCAACGACACCAACGCCGTGCTCTACGAATTGATGATCGCGGCCCGCACCGACGACAAGCTGCGTGCCACCCTGGCCGACGTCCTCACCGAATACCGCGCCAAGATCGTCGAGGCGGCAAGCTCGGCACCCGCCGCCGAACAGTTCCCGGCCGAGGGCCGCGCTGTCGTCACCGCGCTGCTCACCAACACCTTCGACGGTGCGGCCATGCTGCGCCCGGTGCTGCCCGACCCGGAGCTGGAGGCCCGCAAGATCGCCCTGCTGACCAAGCTGCTGGGCGGCTACTGA
- a CDS encoding M1 family metallopeptidase, translating into MRANARKAAKKTAGAAASSPPVIDPYLPGNGNFGYRVSRYELDLEYKVSSNRLTGSATITAVTLAELRTFTLDLADALSVTKVGVNGRRPDQFRCSNGKLHITLPAKLPAGAAMTITVRYGGNPRPIRSVWGEVGFEELTNGALVAGQPNGAASWFPCDDHPAAKASFRIKIATDNPYYAIANGDLVSRQNRASLNIWTYELAEPTSTYLITLQIGMYERLRLQKSPVSMYAVLPDRLRRNFDHDFSRQPEMMKLFIRLFGPYPLADGYTVVVTDDDLEIPLEAQGLSIFGANHCDGRRSCERLIAHEMAHQWFGNSVTARRWRDIWLHEGFACYAEWLWSEESGGPSADERARSYHKRLQHSPQNLLLTDPGPADMFDDRVYKRGALTLHALRKAIGDASFFALLKDWTTRYRHSTAVTDDFTGLAANHATVSLRPLWDAWLYSTAVPDL; encoded by the coding sequence ATGAGGGCGAACGCCAGGAAGGCCGCGAAGAAGACGGCGGGGGCGGCCGCTTCCAGTCCGCCGGTCATCGATCCGTACCTTCCGGGCAACGGCAACTTCGGGTACCGGGTGTCGCGTTACGAACTGGACCTGGAGTACAAGGTGTCCAGCAACCGGCTCACCGGGTCGGCCACCATCACCGCGGTGACATTGGCCGAGCTGCGCACCTTCACCCTCGACCTGGCCGACGCGCTGAGCGTGACGAAGGTCGGCGTCAACGGGCGCCGGCCCGACCAGTTCCGATGTTCGAACGGCAAGTTGCACATCACGCTGCCCGCCAAACTGCCCGCCGGCGCGGCGATGACCATCACCGTCCGCTACGGCGGGAACCCTCGTCCCATCCGAAGTGTCTGGGGCGAGGTGGGTTTCGAGGAACTCACCAACGGTGCATTGGTGGCCGGCCAGCCCAACGGGGCGGCGTCCTGGTTCCCGTGTGACGACCATCCGGCCGCCAAGGCGAGCTTCCGCATCAAGATCGCCACCGACAACCCCTACTATGCGATCGCCAACGGCGACTTGGTGTCCCGGCAGAACCGGGCCAGCCTGAACATCTGGACCTACGAGCTCGCCGAGCCGACCTCCACGTACCTGATCACCCTGCAGATCGGGATGTACGAACGGCTGCGGCTGCAGAAGAGCCCGGTGTCGATGTACGCGGTGCTACCGGACCGGTTGCGCCGCAACTTCGATCACGACTTCAGCCGTCAGCCGGAGATGATGAAGCTGTTCATCAGGCTGTTCGGCCCCTACCCGCTGGCCGACGGCTACACCGTCGTGGTCACCGACGATGATCTGGAAATACCCCTTGAGGCCCAAGGTCTTTCGATCTTCGGTGCAAACCATTGTGATGGCAGGCGCAGCTGCGAGCGGTTGATCGCCCACGAGATGGCCCACCAGTGGTTCGGCAATTCGGTGACGGCCCGCCGCTGGCGTGATATCTGGCTGCACGAGGGATTCGCCTGTTACGCCGAGTGGTTGTGGTCCGAGGAGTCCGGCGGCCCCAGCGCCGACGAGCGGGCCCGCTCGTATCACAAACGCCTGCAGCACTCCCCGCAGAACCTGCTGTTGACCGATCCGGGGCCGGCCGACATGTTCGACGACCGCGTGTACAAACGGGGCGCGCTGACGCTGCACGCCCTGCGGAAAGCCATCGGTGATGCCAGTTTCTTTGCGCTGCTGAAGGATTGGACGACGCGGTACCGGCACAGCACCGCGGTCACCGACGACTTCACCGGGCTGGCCGCCAACCACGCCACCGTGTCCCTGCGCCCACTGTGGGATGCCTGGCTGTATTCGACGGCCGTGCCGGACCTGTGA
- a CDS encoding polysaccharide biosynthesis protein gives MTEGPVTRNSVARVGAATVLSALCGYAVLYLAARSLEPAGFSLFGVFWGAFGLVTGAAFGLLQEATREVRAARHTAVHTGPRTHPMRVAAGVGVAAAVVIAVSAPLWSAHVFVQSRLLSVVLLSVGLAGFCLHATLLGMLAGVDRWSQYGALMVTDAGIRVVVAVASFLAGWGLTGYLWATVAGSVAWLILLSASPASRAAAGLATPGGVRTFLAGATHSIAAAGASAILIMGFPVLLKATTPHLGATGGVVILAVTLTRAPLLVPLTALQGNLIAYFVDKPHERMRALITPAVAVAGIGLLGVVAAGLAGPWLLRTAFGPDYVAGGPLLAWLTAGAVAIALLTLTGAATVAAALQRAYAAGWVGATVAAALLLLLPVELETRTVVALLCGPVVGIAVHLTALARASAS, from the coding sequence ATGACGGAGGGGCCGGTCACGCGGAACAGCGTCGCCAGGGTGGGGGCGGCCACGGTGCTGTCCGCGCTGTGCGGCTACGCCGTGCTGTATCTGGCGGCCCGCAGTCTGGAACCGGCCGGGTTCTCCCTGTTCGGGGTGTTCTGGGGGGCGTTCGGTCTGGTGACCGGCGCCGCCTTCGGCCTGCTGCAGGAGGCCACCAGGGAGGTTCGGGCGGCCCGGCACACCGCCGTGCACACCGGTCCGCGCACCCACCCGATGCGGGTGGCGGCCGGGGTGGGTGTGGCGGCAGCCGTCGTCATCGCGGTGAGCGCACCGTTGTGGTCGGCGCATGTGTTCGTGCAGTCCAGGCTGCTGTCGGTGGTGCTGCTGAGTGTCGGGCTGGCCGGCTTCTGTCTGCACGCCACGCTGCTGGGCATGCTGGCCGGGGTGGACCGCTGGAGCCAGTACGGCGCCCTGATGGTGACCGACGCCGGCATCCGGGTGGTGGTCGCGGTGGCGAGCTTCCTGGCCGGGTGGGGGCTGACCGGCTATCTGTGGGCGACGGTCGCCGGCTCGGTGGCGTGGCTGATCCTGCTGTCGGCCTCACCGGCGAGCCGGGCCGCGGCGGGACTCGCGACACCGGGCGGGGTGCGCACCTTCCTGGCCGGCGCCACCCATTCGATCGCGGCCGCGGGCGCCAGCGCAATCCTGATCATGGGGTTTCCGGTGCTGCTGAAGGCCACCACCCCGCATCTGGGCGCCACCGGCGGGGTGGTGATCCTGGCCGTCACCCTGACCAGGGCACCGCTGCTGGTTCCGCTCACCGCGTTGCAGGGCAACCTGATCGCCTACTTCGTCGACAAACCGCACGAGCGGATGCGTGCCCTGATCACCCCGGCGGTGGCGGTGGCCGGAATCGGGCTGCTCGGCGTGGTCGCGGCCGGGCTGGCCGGGCCGTGGCTGCTGCGCACCGCGTTCGGCCCCGACTACGTGGCCGGCGGGCCGCTGTTGGCCTGGCTGACCGCCGGCGCGGTGGCCATCGCGTTGTTGACGCTGACCGGCGCGGCCACCGTGGCCGCCGCCCTGCAGCGCGCCTATGCGGCCGGTTGGGTCGGCGCCACGGTGGCCGCCGCCCTGCTGTTGCTGCTGCCGGTCGAGCTGGAGACCCGGACGGTGGTGGCGCTGTTGTGCGGCCCGGTGGTGGGAATCGCCGTGCACCTGACCGCGCTGGCGCGGGCATCGGCATCCTGA
- a CDS encoding DNA polymerase III subunit delta', with protein MGSGVFERLVGQHAVAAELVAAARAARGDSSHSGLTAGGMTHAWLITGPPGSGRSIAAVCFAAALQCQSEGDPGCGECRACTTTMAGTHADVRRIIPEGLSIGVSEMREIVQIASRRPGTGRWQIVVVEDADRLTEGAANALLKVVEEPPPSTVFLLCAPSVDPEDIAVTLRSRCRHVALVTPRAEAIAQVLVDNDGLSEEVAAWAASISGGHVGRARRLATDPDARQRRERALGLARDAATPARAYAAAEDLVATAEAEAKALTAGRNETEAEELRTALGAGGTGKGAAGAIRGAAGAIKDLEKRQKSRQTRASRDALDRALMDLATYFRDALVVSAGAGGVVANHPDMQDKVAALAAHAPPDKLLRCIEAVLECREALETNVKPKFAVDAMVATVGQALKS; from the coding sequence GTGGGAAGCGGTGTATTCGAGCGGCTGGTGGGCCAACACGCCGTGGCGGCCGAGTTGGTGGCCGCGGCGCGGGCGGCCCGCGGTGATTCGTCTCACAGTGGACTCACAGCCGGCGGGATGACCCATGCGTGGCTGATCACGGGTCCGCCGGGGTCCGGGCGGTCGATCGCCGCGGTGTGCTTCGCGGCCGCGTTGCAGTGCCAGTCCGAGGGGGATCCCGGGTGCGGCGAGTGCCGGGCCTGCACCACGACGATGGCCGGCACCCACGCCGATGTGCGGCGCATCATTCCGGAGGGCCTGTCGATCGGCGTCTCGGAGATGCGCGAGATCGTGCAGATCGCGTCGCGGCGCCCGGGCACCGGCCGCTGGCAGATCGTGGTGGTCGAGGATGCCGACCGGCTCACCGAGGGAGCGGCCAACGCATTGCTCAAGGTGGTCGAGGAACCGCCGCCGTCGACGGTGTTCCTGTTGTGCGCGCCATCGGTGGACCCGGAGGACATCGCAGTGACGCTGCGGTCGCGGTGCCGGCACGTCGCCCTGGTGACACCCCGGGCCGAGGCCATCGCGCAGGTGCTGGTGGACAACGACGGCCTGTCCGAGGAGGTCGCCGCGTGGGCGGCCTCGATCAGCGGTGGGCACGTGGGCCGGGCCCGCCGGCTGGCGACCGACCCGGATGCCCGGCAGCGCCGGGAGCGGGCGCTGGGGCTGGCCCGCGACGCCGCGACCCCGGCCCGGGCCTACGCCGCCGCCGAGGACCTGGTGGCCACCGCCGAGGCCGAGGCCAAGGCGCTGACGGCCGGGCGCAATGAGACCGAAGCCGAGGAACTGCGGACCGCACTGGGTGCGGGCGGCACCGGCAAGGGCGCCGCCGGGGCGATCCGCGGCGCCGCCGGGGCGATCAAAGACCTTGAGAAACGGCAGAAGTCGCGGCAGACCCGGGCGTCCCGAGATGCCCTGGACCGGGCCTTGATGGATCTGGCGACGTACTTCCGCGACGCCCTGGTGGTGTCCGCCGGTGCGGGCGGGGTGGTGGCCAACCATCCCGACATGCAGGACAAGGTGGCCGCCCTGGCCGCGCACGCCCCGCCCGACAAACTGCTGCGGTGCATCGAGGCGGTGCTGGAGTGCCGGGAGGCGCTGGAGACCAACGTGAAACCCAAATTCGCCGTCGACGCCATGGTCGCGACGGTGGGGCAGGCGCTGAAGAGCTGA
- a CDS encoding N-acyl-D-amino-acid deacylase family protein, which produces MSYDVIIRDGLWFDGTGRVPLVRTLGIRDGVVADVSSGPLDETGCPDVIDAAGKWVVPGFIDVHTHYDAEVLLDPGLRESVRHGVTTVLLGMCSLSTVYADAEDAADLFSRVEAVPRQYVLGALQGHKTWSTPAEYVDAIDALPLGPNVASLLGHSDLRASVLGLDRATTRDVVPTDAELETMAARLDAALAAGMLGLSGMDAAIDKLDGDRFRSRALPSTFATWRERRRLIKVLRQRGRILQSAPNVAKIQEALNFFLESSTQFGRRRGVKMSLLVSADAKSSPGAVHVLGPGTRLLNRLLAAKVRFQHLPVPFELYSDGIDLPVFEEFGAGTAALHLRDQLERNKLLADPEYRRRFHRSFDRRKLGPALWHRDFHDATIVECPDATLVGKSFGQVADERGIHPLDAFLDVLVENGERNVRWTTIVANHRPRQLDKLAKEPSVHMGFSDAGAHLRNMAFYNYALRLLKRVRDADRAGRPFLTTEHAVHRLTAEVADWFGLDAGTLRRGDRADFVVIDPAALDDSVNEYHEETVPFYGGLSRMVNRNDATVVATGVNGQVVFRAGEFRDGYGTTAKFGRYLRAGTRAAPSPVTL; this is translated from the coding sequence ATGTCCTACGACGTGATCATCCGCGACGGCCTGTGGTTCGACGGAACGGGCCGCGTCCCGTTGGTCCGCACCCTCGGGATCCGCGACGGTGTCGTCGCCGACGTGTCGTCCGGGCCGCTCGACGAGACCGGCTGCCCCGACGTGATCGACGCGGCGGGCAAGTGGGTGGTGCCCGGCTTCATCGACGTGCACACCCACTACGACGCCGAGGTGCTGCTCGACCCCGGCCTTCGTGAGTCCGTGCGCCACGGCGTCACCACCGTGCTGCTGGGCATGTGCTCGCTGTCGACGGTGTACGCCGACGCCGAGGACGCCGCCGACCTGTTCAGCCGCGTCGAGGCCGTCCCGCGCCAGTACGTGCTCGGCGCCCTGCAGGGCCACAAGACGTGGTCCACCCCCGCCGAATACGTGGACGCCATCGACGCGCTGCCGCTCGGCCCGAATGTCGCTTCGCTGCTGGGGCATTCGGACCTGAGGGCCTCGGTGCTCGGCCTGGACCGCGCCACCACGCGCGATGTCGTGCCCACCGACGCCGAACTGGAGACCATGGCCGCCCGGCTGGACGCGGCGCTGGCGGCCGGGATGCTGGGCCTGTCCGGGATGGACGCGGCCATCGACAAGCTCGACGGCGACCGGTTCCGGTCCCGTGCGCTGCCGTCCACCTTCGCCACCTGGCGGGAACGCCGGCGGTTGATCAAGGTGCTGCGCCAGCGCGGGCGCATCCTGCAGAGCGCGCCGAACGTCGCGAAAATACAAGAGGCGCTGAACTTCTTCCTGGAGAGCAGCACACAGTTCGGGCGGCGCCGCGGTGTGAAGATGAGCCTGCTGGTCTCCGCCGATGCCAAGTCGTCGCCCGGTGCGGTGCACGTGCTGGGGCCGGGCACCCGGCTGCTGAACCGGCTGCTGGCCGCCAAGGTCCGCTTCCAGCATCTGCCCGTCCCCTTCGAACTGTATTCCGACGGTATCGATCTGCCGGTGTTCGAGGAGTTCGGCGCCGGCACCGCGGCCCTGCACCTGCGCGACCAACTGGAACGCAACAAGCTGCTCGCCGATCCGGAGTACCGCAGGCGCTTCCACCGTTCGTTCGACCGGCGCAAGCTCGGACCCGCGCTGTGGCACCGCGATTTCCACGACGCCACCATCGTGGAATGCCCCGATGCGACACTGGTCGGCAAGAGTTTCGGGCAGGTGGCCGACGAGCGCGGCATCCACCCGCTGGACGCCTTCCTGGACGTGCTCGTCGAGAACGGCGAACGCAACGTGCGGTGGACCACCATCGTGGCCAACCACCGGCCCAGGCAACTGGACAAGCTCGCCAAGGAACCGTCGGTGCACATGGGGTTCTCCGACGCCGGTGCGCACCTGCGCAACATGGCCTTCTACAACTACGCGCTGCGGCTGCTCAAGCGAGTACGCGATGCCGACCGCGCCGGCCGGCCGTTCCTGACCACCGAGCACGCCGTGCACCGGCTCACCGCCGAGGTGGCCGACTGGTTCGGCCTGGACGCGGGCACCCTGCGCCGCGGCGACCGGGCCGACTTCGTGGTGATCGACCCTGCCGCCCTTGATGATTCGGTGAACGAGTATCACGAGGAGACGGTGCCGTTCTACGGCGGGCTGAGCCGCATGGTCAACCGCAACGACGCCACCGTCGTCGCCACCGGCGTCAACGGGCAGGTGGTGTTCCGCGCCGGTGAGTTCCGCGACGGCTACGGAACGACCGCCAAATTCGGTCGGTACCTGCGTGCCGGCACCCGGGCCGCCCCGTCCCCTGTGACCCTCTGA
- a CDS encoding lysophospholipid acyltransferase family protein — protein sequence MSAHIMTNVDALLDPPTHIRALRRAAETVVDAAAPLVDLYRPYLDGLHNLPRDGRFLLVGNHSQAGVEAFLIPFVVRRELGMLVRPLTDRGFGKMPFPAGEVMAAFGATVGSPESARQLMRHDQPILVFPGGGREIAKFKGEQNTLRWEGRAGFARVAVEHDYPIVPAALLGGDDVYTSLTRRDGRWGRFSQGLAERFGGKPEMAMPLLRGVGPTLIPRPQRMYLGFAAPIDTTKSAGIDEQTWVATVRDETKKTLERTLQELQAVRAEDPYRELNPLAWSSAAQPV from the coding sequence ATGTCCGCGCACATCATGACCAATGTGGATGCCCTCCTCGACCCGCCCACCCACATCCGCGCCCTGCGGCGCGCCGCCGAGACCGTGGTCGACGCGGCGGCCCCGCTGGTCGACCTGTACCGGCCCTACCTCGACGGTCTGCACAATCTTCCGCGCGACGGCCGATTCCTGTTGGTGGGCAACCATTCCCAGGCCGGCGTCGAGGCCTTCCTGATCCCGTTCGTGGTCCGCCGCGAACTCGGCATGCTGGTCCGTCCGCTGACCGACCGCGGTTTCGGCAAGATGCCGTTCCCGGCCGGCGAGGTGATGGCGGCCTTCGGCGCCACCGTCGGCTCACCGGAATCGGCGCGGCAGCTGATGCGCCACGATCAGCCCATCCTGGTGTTTCCCGGCGGCGGCCGCGAGATCGCGAAGTTCAAGGGTGAGCAGAACACGCTGCGTTGGGAGGGCCGCGCCGGGTTCGCGCGGGTCGCGGTGGAGCACGACTACCCGATCGTGCCGGCGGCCCTGCTCGGCGGCGACGACGTGTACACCAGCCTGACCCGGCGCGACGGCCGGTGGGGCCGGTTCAGCCAGGGGTTGGCCGAGAGGTTCGGCGGCAAGCCGGAGATGGCCATGCCGCTGCTGCGGGGCGTCGGCCCCACGCTGATCCCCCGTCCGCAGCGGATGTATCTGGGCTTCGCCGCCCCCATCGACACCACCAAGTCCGCCGGCATCGACGAGCAGACGTGGGTGGCGACGGTGCGCGACGAGACCAAGAAGACGCTGGAACGCACGCTGCAAGAGCTGCAGGCCGTCCGCGCCGAGGATCCCTACCGCGAGCTGAACCCGTTGGCGTGGAGCAGCGCCGCGCAGCCGGTCTGA
- a CDS encoding TetR family transcriptional regulator — MRSTTELRDEILTAARAEFARYGLAGARIDRIAKAAKASKERLYAHFGDKETLFREVALADAAEFFQSVTMAPEDVAEYAAGVYDLASRHPEHLRMLTWARLEGFALPEPDSDGHPIPATVLAAVGAAQADGRVDPSWKPEDLIVLLFGVGLAWAHLPDAVAGAADETTIAHRRTVVIEAARRIITAPGG, encoded by the coding sequence GTGAGATCCACGACCGAGCTGCGCGACGAGATCCTGACCGCGGCACGCGCCGAATTCGCCCGATACGGGCTGGCCGGCGCCCGCATCGATCGCATCGCGAAAGCCGCCAAGGCCAGCAAGGAGCGCCTCTACGCCCATTTCGGCGACAAGGAGACGTTGTTCCGCGAGGTGGCGCTGGCCGACGCCGCGGAGTTCTTCCAATCCGTCACCATGGCACCCGAGGACGTCGCCGAGTACGCCGCGGGCGTGTACGACCTGGCCTCCCGGCACCCCGAGCACCTGCGCATGCTCACCTGGGCCCGGCTGGAGGGCTTCGCCCTGCCCGAACCCGACAGCGACGGCCATCCGATCCCGGCGACGGTGCTCGCGGCCGTCGGAGCCGCCCAGGCCGACGGCCGGGTGGACCCGTCCTGGAAACCCGAGGACCTGATCGTGCTGTTGTTCGGGGTGGGGCTGGCCTGGGCGCATCTGCCCGACGCCGTCGCAGGCGCCGCGGACGAAACGACCATCGCGCACCGCCGGACCGTCGTCATCGAGGCCGCCCGGCGGATCATCACCGCCCCGGGCGGCTAA
- a CDS encoding GDP-mannose 4,6-dehydratase: MRTLVTGAAGFIGSTLVDRLLADGHTVVGIDDLSTGRRPNLTSAEAHPDCTFIEADIVDADLGAIVADAKPEVIYHLAAQISVRHSVDNPQFDATVNVVGTIRLAEAARTHGVRKIVHTSSGGSVYGTPPVYPTGEDVPTDPASPYAASKVAGEVYLNTFRNLYGLDCSHIAPGNVYGPRQDPHGEAGVVAIFAKALLAGQATKIFGDGTDSRDYVYVDDVVDAFVKASGEAGSGQRFNIGTGVSTSVRDLHSAIAKAAGTADDPEFLPPRLGDLRKSQLDISRAAQVLGWRPQVGIDEGIERTVDYFRN; encoded by the coding sequence GTGCGCACACTCGTCACCGGGGCAGCCGGATTCATCGGATCAACCCTCGTCGATCGTTTGCTCGCCGACGGGCACACCGTGGTGGGGATCGACGATCTCAGCACCGGTCGGCGGCCCAATCTGACCTCGGCGGAAGCCCATCCGGACTGCACCTTCATCGAGGCCGATATCGTCGACGCCGACCTCGGCGCCATTGTTGCCGACGCCAAGCCGGAGGTCATCTACCACCTGGCCGCGCAGATCTCGGTGCGCCACTCCGTCGACAACCCCCAGTTCGATGCGACCGTCAACGTGGTGGGCACCATCCGGCTGGCCGAGGCCGCTCGCACGCACGGTGTCCGCAAGATCGTGCACACCAGCTCCGGCGGTTCGGTCTACGGCACCCCGCCGGTGTACCCCACCGGTGAGGACGTACCCACCGACCCGGCGTCGCCGTACGCCGCGAGCAAGGTGGCCGGCGAGGTGTACCTGAACACCTTCCGCAACCTGTACGGGCTGGACTGCTCGCACATCGCGCCCGGCAATGTGTACGGCCCGCGCCAGGATCCGCACGGCGAGGCCGGCGTGGTGGCGATCTTCGCCAAGGCGCTGCTGGCCGGACAGGCCACCAAGATCTTCGGGGACGGCACCGACAGCCGCGACTACGTCTACGTCGACGATGTGGTGGATGCGTTCGTCAAGGCGTCCGGTGAAGCGGGCAGCGGGCAGCGGTTCAACATCGGCACCGGTGTCAGCACCAGCGTCCGTGACCTGCACAGCGCGATCGCCAAGGCCGCCGGGACCGCCGACGATCCGGAGTTCCTTCCGCCGCGGCTGGGGGATCTGCGCAAGTCGCAGCTGGACATCAGCCGCGCGGCGCAGGTGCTGGGCTGGCGTCCGCAGGTCGGCATCGACGAGGGCATCGAGCGGACGGTCGACTACTTCCGGAACTGA
- a CDS encoding DUF2304 domain-containing protein, producing MNWIQVLLIASIITLLVYLLRSRRSAQAKAWVKLGYLLFVIAAIYAIVRPDDTTVVANWLGVKRGADLLEYALIIAFLFTTMSTYMRFKDLELRYARLARAVALEGARAPEDQ from the coding sequence ATGAACTGGATCCAGGTGCTGCTGATCGCCTCGATCATCACCCTGCTGGTGTACCTGCTGCGGTCCCGGCGCAGCGCCCAGGCCAAGGCGTGGGTGAAGCTGGGCTATCTGCTGTTCGTCATCGCCGCCATCTACGCGATCGTGCGGCCCGACGACACCACCGTGGTGGCCAACTGGCTCGGCGTGAAACGCGGCGCCGACCTGCTGGAGTACGCCCTGATCATCGCGTTCCTGTTCACCACCATGAGCACCTACATGCGGTTCAAGGACCTGGAGCTGCGGTACGCTCGGCTGGCGCGGGCCGTGGCGTTGGAGGGAGCCCGCGCCCCCGAAGATCAGTAG
- a CDS encoding glycosyltransferase family 2 protein has translation MRIDTPYQDVWIIVPAFNEASVIADVVADLRTTFPNVVCVDDGSRDGTAEAAHAAGAHLVRHPVNLGQGAAIQTGVEYARSRPGAAVFVTFDADGQHRVKDVIRMIDRLAPGRPDEVDLVIGTRFGGTVTHTPPLKRIILRVAAVVSPHSRSLGLTDAHNGLRVFNKKVADELNITMNGMSHAGEFIALAVENRWRVAEEPVEILYTDYSKSKGQPLLNGVNILFDGLLRGRMPR, from the coding sequence GTGCGCATCGATACCCCGTACCAGGACGTTTGGATCATCGTCCCCGCCTTCAACGAAGCGAGCGTCATCGCCGACGTCGTCGCCGATCTGCGCACCACCTTTCCCAACGTGGTGTGTGTCGACGACGGCAGCCGGGACGGTACCGCCGAGGCCGCGCACGCCGCCGGCGCGCACCTGGTGCGCCATCCGGTCAACCTCGGCCAGGGCGCGGCCATCCAGACCGGCGTGGAGTACGCCCGGTCACGGCCCGGCGCGGCGGTGTTCGTCACGTTCGACGCCGACGGGCAGCACCGGGTCAAGGACGTGATCCGGATGATCGACCGGCTGGCGCCCGGCCGGCCCGACGAGGTCGACCTGGTGATCGGCACCCGGTTCGGCGGTACGGTCACCCACACCCCGCCGCTGAAACGGATCATCCTGCGGGTGGCGGCCGTCGTCAGCCCGCACAGCCGCAGCCTGGGCCTGACCGACGCGCACAACGGGCTGCGGGTGTTCAACAAGAAGGTCGCCGACGAACTCAACATCACCATGAACGGGATGTCGCATGCCGGTGAGTTCATCGCGCTGGCGGTCGAAAACCGTTGGCGGGTGGCCGAAGAACCGGTCGAGATCCTCTACACCGACTATTCGAAGTCCAAGGGCCAGCCGCTGCTCAACGGGGTCAACATCTTGTTCGACGGCTTGCTGCGCGGAAGGATGCCGCGATGA